A window from Choristoneura fumiferana chromosome 22, NRCan_CFum_1, whole genome shotgun sequence encodes these proteins:
- the LOC141440351 gene encoding uncharacterized protein yields MSIGRLSEFNVKSGQWSSYIDRLDMFFEVNKVTDNLKLPTLIATVGDDAYELLVNLASPKKPSELSYTDAVELLRQHLQPTPSSLAERYRFRQKRQEPGEDVASYVAELKKLARYCKFASNLNESLRDQFICGLRSDVIRQRLFAEDDSVTFVGAVKLASSLEAAERNAAMVECTSTGNSVESGDTRAVHALTPIAGRSGRGPGGAGAGTSARQARPARGPPRSEGARCPTVGMNCGACGATNHDYSRCRFREYTCSRCQRTGHLRRVCPEYIGQPLRGGPTQRRGGHRQPVYFGDIGHESGDASDGDDIEEQLNLMGLNNYKPV; encoded by the exons ATGTCAATCGGCCGGTTAAGTGAGTTTAATGTGAAATCGGGACAGTGGTCTTCGTACATAGACAGATTAGACATGTTTTTCGAAGTGAATAAAGTGACGGACAATTTAAAATTGCCGACTTTGATTGCAACAGTGGGAGACGACGCTTACGAACTGTTGGTTAACTTAGCGAGCCCCAAAAAGCCGTCGGAGCTCAGCTATACCGACGCGGTGGAGTTATTGCGTCAGCACTTACAGCCGACGCCATCTTCGTTGGCTGAGAGGTACCGGTTCAGGCAAAAGAGGCAAGAACCTGGAGAGGATGTGGCGTCGTATGTTGCAGAGCTAAAGAAATTGGCTCGGTATTGCAAATTCGCTAGCAATTTGAACGAAAGTTTGCGGGATCAATTTATTTGCGGACTCAGGAGTGATGTCATCAGGCAACGGTTGTTTGCAGAGGATGACTCGGTAACTTTTGTCGGAGCTGTCAAGTTAGCCAGCTCGCTAGAAGCGGCGGAAAGAAACGCAGCAATGGTGGAATGTACTTCCACGGGGAATTCGGTGGAATCGGGAGACACGCGCGCGGTACATGCACTGACGCCGATCGCCGGGCGCAGCGGCCGCGGGcctggcggcgcgggcgcgggcacgAGCGCAAGGCAGGCAAGACCGGCGAGAGGGCCACCGCGCAGCGAGGGCGCGcggtgcccaacagtgggaatGAACTGTGGAGCGTGCGGAGCTACGAACCACGATTACTCAAGATGTCGTTTCCGGGAGTATACATGCAGTAGATGTCAACGCACGGGGCATTTGCGGCGGGTGTGCCCAGAATACATAGGGCAACCGCTACGAGGGGGCCCTACTCAGCGTCGCGGGGGCCACAGGCAGCCCGTGTACTTCGGGGACATCGGGCACGAATCCGGCGATGCAAGCGACGGCGATGACATCGAAGAGCAATTAAACCTCATgggattaaataattataagccA GTATAA